tatgaattattaatttatgattttaatgggattatatatatacatagattttctacaaaaaaactattatcttattattttatcgatttgtgtcatattttgaaccgGCCAAATTCGAGACCgaagaaatttattaatttaccaTGTTTGTAATtgatcgagtattaatttatagcgTTTCTACCGTATAACtgaacttaaaataaaattaagaaacccCAAAAGAATATCTTAAAGtgaaaacaatcataaaactaTAATGTTTACAAGAGAAGATGCGTAGTGAAGATGAGAGAAAGGAAACTACaatggttttgttttatttatttatatacatcATTACAAGAGATGATCAGCTTGCAGTGGTACTTGTATACAAAGAACAAAGTGTACAAAGCGAGGCAAATAATGGTTCTACAATCTCACTTAAATCGTCTTCCAATGGCTTAGAACCTCCATCTCCTGTCTGGCTGAATAATGTTTCTCTTCCAATGATGAACAAGGAGTGTTTATGACCATAGAGAATTGCTGCAATGTTACCAACAAATGAGAGTTTTGGGCGCTTACCCACCTTGAATCATCTCACTTCTTAACACATCTTCTCTCCTTATTCTGTGAGAGCTAAAAGAGTTACTAGCATTCTACATCACTCCTCTAATTCCAAACTTGGGGTAACCATAGGGAATGTTGTCAGATGCGAATCGCCTCTCATATCTTTAGCCAAACCCTCAATGACATCGTATATCTCATCACTCTGAGGATGCTCTTGATCTCTAGACACAAAACAATTTACATTACCTGCAACTTCAATCCCACTACGACCAACTTCTTTCCTTAAACCCTTTTCTCTCATTCCTCTCCTCAACCTATCAACACTCGTCCATTTCTGTTCCTCAGCATACATATTCGAGAGCAAAACCTGATATCCTGAAAAGTTCTTCCCTTTATCCACTTTAGCTAACTTCTCTGAAACAGTTTCAGCAAGCTCAATCTCACCATGTACTCTACAAGCTCCCAGAACCGAACCCCATAGCTCAGCAATGTTTCCTTCTTCATCAAGCCCTTTAACAAACTCGTAGGCTTCATCAACGCGGCCTACTCTCCCTAACATGTCTGTAACGCAGCAATAGTGCTCATTGGAAGGCTGGATGTTATAAACTTCACTCATTTCCTCGAATATTTTGAGACCTTCATCCACTAAACCGGAATAGCTGCAAGCTGATAATACTGCAACAAAGGTGACAGTATCTGGTTTGACTCCAGACTCTTCCATTGAACGAAACAGCGAGATAGCTCTCTCACCCATTCCGTGTTGACCATACCCCAATATCATCGTGGTGTACGTCACAGAGTTTCTCTCTTTCGTTTGGTAAAACATGTTTTCTGCGTACTGTATCGCTCCTGACTTTGAGTACATATCAACTAACGCAGAAGCAACAAATACGTTCTGATCCAAGTACTGCCTTATAGAGAAACCATGTAGCTGTTTACCTAAGTCGAAACTACCTATCTGGCTACACGCAGGGAGAATCGACGCCACAGTTATGGCATTGGGTTTGATATTCTGTTCTAACATCTTCCTGAACACAGCAAACGTTTCCTCTGTGTGTCCGTTCTGCGTGTACCCGGACATCATAGAGTTCCAAGTAGCTTGATCTCTTTCAGCATAGCCACTTCTCTCGAAAAGCTTCTCTGAGATCCTTATTAGACCTGACTTAGCATACATGTCAATAAGGTAACTGTTCATCCCCTCGAACTGAATCCCTTGCCTTATAAGGAAACCATGAGTCTGCTTCCCAATCTCCTTGTTTCTAAGATTCGACGCAGCCGAAAGCAAAGCAGTCACTGTTATGTAATCGATCTTAAACCCCTGCTTCTGCATCTCATACACCAACATCAATCCTTCATCATCTAAGCCGTTTTGGACAGACGCAGAGATCATTGTGTTCCACGTCACAACATCTCTCTCTCGCATCGAAACAAAGACCGCAAAGGACTCGTGCACAGAGCCGCACCTCGAGTACATCACCATCAACGAGTTGAATATCACAACGGGAAGCTCCTGAAAGTTCTTGCTGACAAAACCATGAAACTGTCTACCTAACTCCACTTGCTGCAGCGCTGAAACTGCACTCGCTGCCAAGAGGAACGTTACTTCGTCAGACACAATCTCTTTCGATCCTATTGCATCAAGAACAAGATCTATACTCTCAACCAGGTACTCGTTCTGAACATAGACTCCTATCATTGTATTCCACACCTCAATGTTCCTCTCTACACAAGAATCAAACACTCTCCGTGACGCTTCAATATCGCCAAGCTCTGCATACATAGAAATAGCCGAGCTCACAACAAACAAGTCCTTCACATACTCATCTCCCAACTTAAGCATCAAACCATAAAATACTTTAGCTCTCTTAACACTTCTCGAACTCGCCACCGCGGGGAAGACATTCACAAAGCTAACCGGACTCGGTTTAATCTCCATCCTCATCATAATCCCAAACTGCCTACACGCCTCTGCGTGTCTCTCCGTCTTCACATACCAAGAAACCAACGTATTCCACGCCACAACGTTCTTCCTACGCATACTATCAAAAACCTTACGCACCACATCGTACTCGCTTCCAGGAGGAAGGTGGTTCAAGCAAGAAACGTACATATTCAACAGAGAGTTATGAACAACCCTGCTCGAGTTCTGCAAGCACCGGATCAAATGGCAATGCACGGCTTTACCAGCCTTCAGGTTCTTGGTCTCGGCGCAGGCCTTGAGCGTGGAGGAGTAAGTGTAAGGGTCGCATTTGGTGAAAGGAGCGGTCTTTTTCATCCGGGAGTAGAAAAGGAGAGCCTCGTGCGGGAGGTTGTTGCAGATGAGGCCGATGATAATGGTGTTCCATAGGACGGTTGTTGGTTTGGGAATTGCGTCGAACAGCTGGCGTGCGAGCTGTGGGTTTCCTTCTTGGCAGATTCTGCTGAGGCGGGAGCGGATTGAAGGTGTTTGGGGAGTTGGGTTTGTTGGTGGGGCGAAGGTGGAAGAGCGGCGGGTTTGGTTTGGCGGGGGAGAGTGGAACGAAAGTGGCGGTGGTGGTGGGAGAGGTAGAGCTGATCCGGCCATTGTGGAAGAGATGATGAAGAACGAAATGAAGTGACGTTATTGACTCTCTCTTCCGCTTTatgttatcatcatcatctttcttCAGTGATAAgagtttgtttattttctatttttataagatagattaccatttttcaaaGTACACtaaatttgtgataaaaaaaaaataataaaccaactaaactatttattaatgttttaaaaaatattgggtaaataatccatattttcccaccaaaactaTCAGGTAAGAAACTATCAATCTCGTCttaattatatgtattttaaattattctaCATGTTATTTCCCAGTTCAAAGTTTCAAACCATAAAACCACATAATCTTTgtggttaaaaaaaagaaaaaaaaatcataggcGATTGAGAGGCATGTTCTAACGAGGGTCAAGTTGGTTTTTATTTGGTTAATTGTTTTTGGTTCAAGTGTTTCGACTTTGGTTTAGGTTGTAAACGAATTTTGGTTTAGGTTCTAACCATTAAATCAGTGAAAAGCCGGGTTTGTGTTTCAGTTTTTTGAATTGGTGAGTAATAggtaaaataacttaaaactaggataagaccgcGGGCTAAATTTAtgtgaaaattatttaataaatatcgtatgaaaaataaaatttatattattgatcgaattaatatttttggctattaaaaaattttttaaaaacttttttgttaactacataatttgtttactaataaACTGgtcccatttttaaaaatattttagatcaaaaatttatttatcacTTAAAAACCTAATGTTTAGGCCGAAAAATCTCAtgtctactatttggttacaatgaaactatgtcagctcgtttttatatcatgatttagcaatttaaaatttaataatggttatgagaagtttacgttcacgtatCAAGCCTATCtatctttgatatttttttcatttttgtgtcattttggttatttgctcgatataaatatttatttttaagtatatttttattttttcttttattttggcatgagatttagaaaatgtttaagattcaaaattattaaagagatagaTACTTAAGTTAAGATATGCACCTtgtgcaaaataaatattttatatttttgtgcatattataaaataataaaataataattatataataaattggtttgcatatataaatcaaatgaccgctcttgtatattcgcaatcattttagaataaataaatcaaaacattcaatcttatctatcgtatatgatatataattaaatttaaacgatatgaaatatatatatatatatatatatattaacataaacacctattaaaataaaattatttgtttatatgattttattatcattatatcttattataaaaaaaactaaacattgatcacaaaagtttatgtgagacttttaatagtttagtaatttatactcgttttgaaaaattcaaaatacaacatatacaaaaaaatctaaatttttaatatatgattaatgtaattgtgtaatttattttaataataaagaattaaaaaaaaatgatagaaagtatacagattattagcaaattttcattatttaaaataattaattactatatatatcataatcacataAGGTACttccgtaagttttatttaaggaaataatatataatacatttcaatttgataaatgaatggtccataatggacatactatataatataacattttttagcaatttaattttggactaacaaaattctcaattgattttCAAGTCGCCACGTAAACAAATTAACATTCCAGTTACGTGACAACCTAGCACggcatttttttaattagtaactACAGgttataaactttttaaatgttttcctattaatatataggggatgttaaaccattgatcattaatttttacataataattttaatagttttagtaattttgtcgtttttaaaaattcaaaatataacatatacgaaaaatctatattttaattttatagctaatttgattgtttaatttattttaataatataaaattaaacaaaaataatggatgagatataaattgttatcaaatctttattattagaatcattaattgtcatatatatattagtcatatttggtaattccgtagcttttatttaaggaaagaaaataaaatagtaattgtacactttaattaattttatgattagttaaatgaaaagtataatatatacttaattggaccaacatattttctaaggattctgaatttcattctggtgatgacacgtgactacacttaaaggttgtaatgtttctcaattaatatataagggatatgtGAAATTAAGATGAAGTTAAAAGTTTGTGTATAATTGttattatatgatattttgtgGGGGAATTATGTCCTTTactcaaaaacatttatataactttataaattCAACCCCATTTCCTAATCTTAAAACCTAAACAATAATCAATAATCTAAACCCAAATGTTAATGTAGTTTTGATTGAgcatatctttttaaaaatagcaGCCAATTTAGAATATTTCAAACTAGTTTTCTTAATAATATTCTACTGAtgtaaatttaaagattatctattatatatatgattaaatattggttccattttatatattaattcaaaattaagaattaaatttatagtataataGAAACTTGGGTTTTATTGGTTTTATTAATAATACTAAGGTTCATAATCAGAGATAATGAAGAACAAAATTCAAGTTCGAGATTAGAgtgagagatgaagaagaaaataaaaatagaaatttgtTATTCCTCATAATGAACATGTACATGTATGTTCAGTACAATTGTACGGTTAAGCAAAAGAAAACCTAACTAATATAAACCGGTTAGTTAACCCTCCCCTCAAGTCTTTATCTGTGGAGCTTGCAAAAGGTAAAGACTTGACAAGAACAAACGAGAGAAGAATGAATGGTAAGGACCTGGGTAAAGAGGTTTGGTGAGAATGTCTGCAAGCTGGTTTCCAGTGGTGACATGAAAAGTCTTGATCTTGTCTGTCTTCAGCTGATCATGAACGGTATGACAATCGATCTCTAGGTGCTTCATACATTCGTGAAAAAAGGATTCATGGCAATATGAAGCGCTGACTTATTATCACAATACAACTTAGCAACACGGGTGACAGAGACATGCATATCACGAAGCAATTGTTGCAGCCAAATCAACTCACATGTAGCTAAAGCAAGACTTTGATATTCAGCCTCTGTATTGCTTCTACTAACCACAACCAGTTTCTTGGACTTCCAAGAGATCAAAGAAGAACCAAAATAAACACAAAAGCCTGTAATAGAACGGCGAGTCTCTTTGCAAGTATCCCAATTTGCATCAGCAAAAGCATTCAAGCATAACTATGAAGTAGCTAAGTACATCAATCCTTGACCATGATTATTCTTGAGATATCGCAAGACCTTATGAGCAGCCTGCAAATGTGTATCAGTAGGGACTGATGATTAATGCATTTTATCACATGTCAATTAACCTAATATGCGCTCTACCACAATCAAATGGTATAACGATGCATCACTTTAGGATTGAATCCACAAGGAACTAGTGATCTATAACACTAAGAATACACAAGCTTTCATAATCTAAGAAAACAAGAAGATGGATGATTGGTAACAAATTAAGATCCTggaaatataaacaaggtgatctcaaatTCATTTAAGAAATAAGTGCAAAAACTAAACTTTCAATCAAATGATAAGGTAGAATCCATGGGATTAAGACAATTTATCCAAGGCAATTAGTTTCCAAGTCAAAGTGATACGTTTAAGCAATCAAAAGTCTATATAGGTCTAGATCTCATTCAGATAGATTAATTCACTGTCGTGACAATAATCCATATGCAATCATGAGCTAAATATCAACTCCCGTTGGCCTAATTCATTATGTTCAAGTATACTAACcatctagcaatcctaacatcaaatgtctttggttattcaagctaaaacaatactAAGTTCATTTAAGCATTTTAACAAACACCTTCCGGACTTAAAATTGCATAAGGTATAGATAAGATTGATCAAGTCTAATCTAGCATTAAAAACATTTAGCAAGCATAAAAACTAGTAGATCTAACAATAACCACCTTAACTCTTCACTAATCACCCTAGATCTACTTAACCCATGGATTCAAAAAGTGTCTACTCAATAATCTCCATGAAAAATCTTAAATCTATATGAGATTCAAGGTTAATCATCTTAGTGatcaagagaaacacaaatATAAGATGAAGTACTTTCTTAAATGATCAAAAGGTTCAAGTTTTTACAAAATGAGGCAAAGTCTTGAGAGAAAACGAGAGAAAATAGGATTTTTAAGTCGAAATCTATTTATAGATGTCTTAAAACGAGCTGGATCCACAATAAATCTGGGTTAACCCAATAAAAAGTGGTGTTTTCGTCTGTAGAGACATGGTCATCCCACTATAACTAGGTCACTACAGCACTTAGTTGTGTGGGGCTTCTTGGGGAACCATAGCAACATGCTCTGATCGCTACAGTGGTCGCTACATACACTCGAGTTCCTCCGTAGCGACATGCTATGGTCGCTACAGCTATGGTCGCTACATGGTTGATATGCCTCCAGTAGATAGATCATAACTcctcaatacagctccaaatgaTTTGAAACCACCGGAATTGGAAAGCTGACTCAATTGCCTATGTCGGCCCAAAATTCGAGCTTCAGAAGAGATCTTTAAAGCCGTCATCCATGTTCATCTTTTACCCTTTTGACTCAAAACTCCTCAAATGCCTTCAAACTCACCAATAAGTATCTCCAAAACCTGATATAGACACATGCAATGCAATGCaatgaaatataaatatgtataaatgAATCTCTACATGATCATTATATACATTAAATGATAGTTTAAAATCATGCAAATTCATAGGATATCAACCCTCCCACATTTATCATTTAGTTGTCCCcaagtaaactttcaagaaCAAAGTGAGAAAGAGTTGTGAAGGTGGAAGCTCATTACCAAAAGATATTTTTCAAAGACATCAACGTGATATACTTACAAAATCATACCAAATATCAAGAGCAAAACATCCTATCAAACTCtaacttctctaggcctatctcaactccttgaTCTCTTACGCTCATTCTCAAGACTCCACAAACAAACCAATCAACCAACCCTCACATTCATTAAACAATAATCATAAGTGCACTCTTGCGAATGGACAATTGGTCCTAATCATTTGGCTTGGTGAAAAAAGGTTTGTAGTTATAGTGAAGTAAGAGGGTTATCAAGTGCTTTTCatggtggtttactctcaagaACAAGTAGCTTGACATTAtgcataatatatctaagaaagagaacaactcatgcatacaatgctcaaaactcttgcatacaatgctcaagaATCCTCATTGTTCTACCCATTTCCTAGACACAAGcaattttttaatctttgtttcCCAATGTCAAACTCCCATTCACTCACCAAAATGctacaagaacactcaagatcACTCTCACTTTTTGAActctttattaattttttcccactagagatttttttttcactcgTTCCTTAGCTTaagctcttttcttttttctttaccccactcttaaaaacaaaaaaattctcagcggtttttatttctttagaCACTTTTGAGCtaaactttctttttctttgatctctttttttttagacTTTTGAGTTCACTCTTTTcactcatcttttttttttcaaccctCAAAGATCAAACACTCAATACTCCCTTCCTATCCTATGAGCTAGACATCATGAGATCCTAAAGCTAGCAAGTAATGAGGACCAACCATTATCGTTACcaatactctcaacattatgcacatctCAAACTTTCAGAAAAGACCTCACTCATCAATTTAATAATGTCTTGAAAGGAAGGTAGGGTTAAGGGTGTGGAGAACCATCTAAAGGAGAGATGGCGACTTGAGTTGCCAAAGATTGGTGAAAAGGATAAGACTAACTCAAGTGTGTGTGAGGTAACCATGATCAAGCACAAGAAGAGCCCATAAGCTAGATATATTAGGTTCATTAACTCAAATAAGATTGGagttggtttcaagaacaagCAAGTTTCGTCAatcaaacaagtttcaagaggagttttcaaggctcgaggTATACAAGTTATCTAGAAGATGTTCAAGCTACTTATTATGACTGAGAAGGATAACACATTAACTTCTTTGCATGAGTTCTTTACAAAGTTTTCTCCCAATGCATGAAAGCAATCTATATGTTTCTAGACTTATCCTGAAGATTAAAATGATGCAACTAAATGcttctttttgttgttttcaataattttcaaTTCTGTGGGTTTTCTATGGAAATAAGTATGCAAAATATAATGTATGAGACTCAAGAtgacaagaaaacaaaatagaacacAAGGTGAGATGGTAGactctcccccaaacttacttcACACAGTCCCTTGTGTGAAAGTAAACTTGAAGGAgagatcaaagagaaagaaaatgaaagtATTTACAAATTTAGGGTGCACTTACTTGGAGTTATAGGTTTAATTGGGTGGTAAAGGACCCTTGGCCTCGGATTTGTTCCACCAGGAGAGACGTGCTGAAGCGGAGAAGTGAAGGCGGAATGTGTCCAAGCTCTTTACCCATGTAGTGAAGACTTTCTTGCCAAACCGGATCACCGGGATCATACTCATCATAAAACCAAACTATAAACTCATTCATCCTAATCTAAGGTACCTTCCTTAGATCATCAACTTCTTTGGTAGAGAGTATACCAAAATGGTAGTCAAAGGGTTTGTCCATAGGAGAGTCTTCTTCTTGCACCTCTTTGGGAGATTATTCAATGTTGAATCACTTGATTTTCTTTAGACTCTTCACCCCTTGATCCTTTCTTGGAATTAAGCCTCACATGCATTTCGTCCTTGGTTGATAACTCATCCATAACCAATGAGATCTATCTTTTCTCCTCCATGCATTTAACAACCACACCATCATCACAAATatcttcaaagactcttccaaCCAAGCGTACTTCTTCATTCTTGCTCCTTGTTGAATAACCCATGAATGCGATTGGTTCAACTTGCTCTTCATATATTATCACAAGATTTTAATTTACCATGAATCCATAGAGTCTTAAGCTTCTTGTTGAAATCCATCCTTGATTTGAACATCCTCTTCAATATTAATTTCCATATCCATGGTATGTTCTTCATAAGTATTGGTGTTGTAAAAGGGGGTGTTGCTTTCTTCTTGATCTTCACTAATGTGAGAGAGTTGTTGTTGATTGATTTCACATGTCTTATAACTCCATCCAACCTTGAGCTTAGAACCTTGCCATTAACATCAATCTTGGTGGAAAGAGAATCAAGTTGTCTTTCTATCTAAATCCTTCCCTTTTTTTGATTCTCTAACAACTTCACAGGCATGTTGGTGATGTTTTCTTCACTTGAATCTTGAGGAAATTTAGCTGCTTGTTCTTCATAGTCTATATCCCAAGGTTGATATCCCTCACCATATCCATATTGTCTTCTTTGACCAAAGTCTCCATGTGGTTGATACTCCAATGAGGTGGATGGTTCATAAGCTCTTTCACAACATGTTGAGCTTCTAGATATCATCCTTTCTTGACTCTCCAAAATAGCCTTTATCATTGATTCTAAGTCAAGAGACATGATCTTCCTCTCTTGTGAATGTACTTTGCAAAAGAACAATCACTTGAAAGGGAATTAGTCATCAAACaaagcaaaagaaaacataagaaaataaagctTAGACGAATTTGAAAGGGGTTTGAAGGGGGTTTCAGATGTACAAGAGATAAAAAAACTCAAACAGCTGATGTTCATTCTGAAAACATGATCAGGCTTGGACAGTCCCTACGAATGCTAAAGGCTAATGTGTCAAAACTC
This region of Brassica napus cultivar Da-Ae chromosome C5, Da-Ae, whole genome shotgun sequence genomic DNA includes:
- the LOC106439812 gene encoding pentatricopeptide repeat-containing protein At3g22150, chloroplastic, with translation MAGSALPLPPPPPLSFHSPPPNQTRRSSTFAPPTNPTPQTPSIRSRLSRICQEGNPQLARQLFDAIPKPTTVLWNTIIIGLICNNLPHEALLFYSRMKKTAPFTKCDPYTYSSTLKACAETKNLKAGKAVHCHLIRCLQNSSRVVHNSLLNMYVSCLNHLPPGSEYDVVRKVFDSMRRKNVVAWNTLVSWYVKTERHAEACRQFGIMMRMEIKPSPVSFVNVFPAVASSRSVKRAKVFYGLMLKLGDEYVKDLFVVSSAISMYAELGDIEASRRVFDSCVERNIEVWNTMIGVYVQNEYLVESIDLVLDAIGSKEIVSDEVTFLLAASAVSALQQVELGRQFHGFVSKNFQELPVVIFNSLMVMYSRCGSVHESFAVFVSMRERDVVTWNTMISASVQNGLDDEGLMLVYEMQKQGFKIDYITVTALLSAASNLRNKEIGKQTHGFLIRQGIQFEGMNSYLIDMYAKSGLIRISEKLFERSGYAERDQATWNSMMSGYTQNGHTEETFAVFRKMLEQNIKPNAITVASILPACSQIGSFDLGKQLHGFSIRQYLDQNVFVASALVDMYSKSGAIQYAENMFYQTKERNSVTYTTMILGYGQHGMGERAISLFRSMEESGVKPDTVTFVAVLSACSYSGLVDEGLKIFEEMSEVYNIQPSNEHYCCVTDMLGRVGRVDEAYEFVKGLDEEGNIAELWGSVLGACRVHGEIELAETVSEKLAKVDKGKNFSGYQVLLSNMYAEEQKWTSVDRLRRGMREKGLRKEVGRSGIEVAGNVNCFVSRDQEHPQSDEIYDVIEGLAKDMRGDSHLTTFPMVTPSLELEE